The Streptomyces sp. NBC_01268 genome window below encodes:
- a CDS encoding flavin-containing monooxygenase: MAKHEHVRVAVIGSGFGGLGAAVRLRREGITDFVVLERADSVGGTWRDNSYPGCACDVPSHLYSFSFAPNPDWPRTFSGQRHIRAYLEHVTDTFGIRPHLRLGHEVTRMAWDEDELRWEIETSRGTFSADVVVSATGPLSDPKIPDIPGLADFTGKVFHSAQWDHDYDLTGKRVAVVGTGASAIQIVPAIQPKVGRLTLFQRTPPWVMPRADRAISAPERWLHRQLPFTTAARRGLLWGIRELQVSAFTKRPNELGLVERLAKANMAKAIKDPALRAKLTPSYRIGCKRILLSNAYYPALAQPNVDVVAAGLKEVRGNTLVAADGTETEVDVIVFGTGFHVTDMPIAPRVVGAEGRSLADHWKGGMEALRGATVAGFPNWMTIIGPNTGLGNSSMILMIESQLNYMADYLRQLDVLGGRAALAARPSAVGTWNRRVQARMERTVWKSGGCESWYLDANGRNTTLWPGTTGEFRRETRGVDLSEYEVLRAAAKPAARRAPRRKETAK; this comes from the coding sequence ATGGCGAAGCACGAGCACGTACGGGTGGCGGTGATCGGATCGGGATTCGGCGGACTCGGGGCAGCCGTCCGGCTGCGCCGCGAGGGGATCACCGACTTCGTCGTCCTGGAGCGGGCCGACTCCGTGGGCGGCACCTGGCGGGACAACAGCTACCCCGGCTGCGCCTGCGACGTCCCCTCCCACCTCTACTCCTTCTCCTTCGCGCCCAACCCCGACTGGCCCCGCACCTTCTCCGGCCAGCGCCACATCCGCGCGTATCTGGAGCACGTCACCGACACCTTCGGGATCCGGCCGCACCTGCGGCTGGGGCACGAGGTCACACGGATGGCCTGGGACGAGGACGAGCTGCGCTGGGAGATCGAGACGAGCCGCGGCACCTTCTCGGCCGACGTCGTCGTCTCCGCCACCGGCCCGCTCTCCGACCCCAAGATCCCCGACATCCCCGGACTCGCCGACTTCACCGGCAAGGTCTTCCACTCCGCCCAGTGGGACCACGACTACGACCTCACCGGCAAGCGGGTCGCCGTGGTCGGCACCGGTGCCTCCGCCATCCAGATCGTCCCGGCGATCCAGCCGAAGGTCGGGCGGCTCACCCTCTTCCAGCGCACGCCCCCGTGGGTCATGCCCCGCGCGGACCGCGCCATCAGCGCCCCCGAGCGCTGGCTGCACCGGCAGCTGCCGTTCACCACGGCTGCCCGCCGCGGGCTGCTCTGGGGCATCCGCGAGCTCCAGGTCAGCGCCTTCACCAAGCGCCCCAACGAACTGGGCCTGGTCGAGCGGCTCGCCAAGGCCAACATGGCCAAGGCCATCAAGGACCCGGCGCTGCGGGCCAAGCTGACCCCCTCGTACCGCATCGGCTGCAAGCGGATCCTGCTCTCCAACGCCTACTACCCGGCCCTCGCGCAGCCCAACGTCGACGTCGTCGCCGCCGGGCTCAAGGAGGTCCGCGGGAACACCCTGGTCGCCGCCGACGGCACCGAGACCGAGGTCGACGTGATCGTCTTCGGCACCGGCTTCCACGTCACCGACATGCCGATCGCCCCGCGCGTGGTCGGCGCGGAGGGGCGCTCGCTCGCCGACCACTGGAAGGGCGGCATGGAGGCGCTGCGCGGCGCGACCGTCGCCGGCTTCCCCAACTGGATGACGATCATCGGGCCCAACACCGGGCTCGGGAACTCCTCCATGATCCTCATGATCGAGTCCCAGCTGAACTACATGGCCGACTACCTGCGCCAGCTCGACGTGCTCGGCGGCCGCGCCGCCCTCGCCGCCCGGCCCTCCGCCGTCGGCACCTGGAACCGGCGGGTGCAGGCCCGGATGGAGCGGACCGTGTGGAAGTCCGGCGGCTGCGAGAGCTGGTACCTCGACGCCAACGGCCGCAACACCACCCTGTGGCCGGGCACGACCGGCGAGTTCCGGCGCGAGAC
- a CDS encoding MerR family transcriptional regulator, whose protein sequence is MTDLAEAAGITVRTLRFYRERGLIPPPRREGRIAWYDERHLARLRTIAALLDRGHTLNGIADLTAAFESGRDVGEVLELGTPTEEEPVRLTPEELADHFAGEVTPENLAAALDLGYLATDGEDIVHVSRRLLDVSAALVREGVPLAAVLEAGGRVREHAEALAELFTELLGTYTADGDLQRLRPLAKSVVEAELSLALDRRLQP, encoded by the coding sequence ATGACCGACCTCGCCGAGGCGGCCGGCATCACCGTGCGCACCCTGCGCTTCTACCGCGAGCGCGGGCTGATACCGCCGCCCCGCCGCGAGGGCCGTATCGCCTGGTACGACGAGCGCCACCTGGCCCGCCTGCGGACGATCGCCGCGCTGCTCGACCGGGGCCACACCCTCAACGGGATCGCCGACCTCACGGCCGCCTTCGAGTCCGGGCGCGACGTCGGCGAGGTCCTCGAACTCGGCACCCCCACGGAGGAGGAGCCGGTCCGCCTCACCCCGGAGGAGCTGGCCGACCACTTCGCCGGGGAGGTCACCCCGGAGAACCTGGCGGCCGCGCTGGACCTCGGCTACCTGGCGACGGACGGCGAGGACATCGTCCACGTCAGCCGCCGCCTCCTCGACGTCTCCGCCGCCCTGGTCCGCGAGGGCGTCCCCCTGGCCGCCGTACTGGAGGCGGGCGGGCGGGTCCGCGAGCACGCGGAGGCGCTCGCGGAGCTCTTCACGGAGCTGCTCGGGACGTACACCGCGGACGGCGACCTCCAGCGGCTGCGGCCGCTGGCCAAGAGCGTGGTCGAGGCGGAACTCTCCCTCGCCCTGGACCGCCGCCTGCAGCCCTGA